A single genomic interval of Juglans regia cultivar Chandler chromosome 1, Walnut 2.0, whole genome shotgun sequence harbors:
- the LOC108986828 gene encoding transcription initiation factor TFIID subunit 15-like, with amino-acid sequence MSSRDKDQTTTHHQPFISSLVVRPSVSEGAGDGGPEGGAGGRVSDYEPGEVRRELPPYSRFDRYSDEPGYRIHAGSGSPVRHRAADHRYSPNFNHSGGLPRSHEFGSGRGPSRYRDYSPPYGRGRGGGKPFGRAFDRPGFGPGPFRGEGVSRNNPNVRPREGDWICPDPLCGNLNFARREYCNSCKKFRYGPGGSPRRGYPSPPPQHGPPRRFPGPPPLERSPGRTMNGYRSPPRGWARDGPREFGAGGLPPPRQEDRFSGHYMGRDRLDYPEDDYRGRHKFDRPIPMDWGHRDRGRDVFFNERKAFERRPPSPPPPLAPFPLHRERWARDVRERSRSPMRGGLPPKDYRRDMHMEWGQDDRRALGRDGIGDAY; translated from the exons ATGTCCTCGAGAGACAAGGACCAAACGACAACGCACCACCAGCCTTTCATCAGCAGCCTCGTCGTCCGGCCCTCCGTGAGCGAAGGCGCCGGAGACGGTGGCCCCGAAGGTGGCGCCGGAGGTCGTGTCAGCGATTACGAGCCAGGAGAGGTTCGTCGTGAGCTTCCTCCGTACTCTCGCTTCGATCGATATTCCGATGAGCCTG GATATAGAATTCATGCAGGTTCTGGTTCTCCTGTACGCCACAGAGCTGCAGATCATCGTTACAGTCCTAATTTTAATCATTCTGGTGGTCTGCCACGCAGCCATGAATTTGGCAGCGGGAGGGGTCCTAGTAGATATCGAGACTATTCACCCCCTTATGGTCGAGGAAGGGGTGGTGGCAAGCCGTTTGGTAGAGCTTTTGACAGGCCTGGGTTTGGTCCTGGGCCATTCAGAGGTGAAGGCGTGAGTAGAAATAATCCAAATGTGCGTCCAAGAGAAGGAGATTGGATTTGCCCAGATCCTTT GTGTGGGAACCTGAATTTTGCAAGGCGGGAGTACTGTAATAGCTGCAAGAAATTTCGCTACGGGCCTGGGGGTAGTCCTCGGAGAGGCTATCCCAGCCCACCTCCTCAACATGGTCCCCCAAGACGCTTCCCTGGCCCACCTCCCTTGGAACGATCTCCTGGAAGGACCATGAATGGCTATAGGTCCCCGCCTCGTGGTTGGGCTAGGGATGGCCCCAGGGAGTTTGGGGCTGGTGGTCTGCCACCTCCCAGGCAAGAAGATAGGTTTTCTGGTCACTACATGGGGAGAGATCGGCTCGACTATCCAGAAGATGACTACCGGGGGAGGCACAAGTTTGATAGGCCAATCCCAATGGACTGGGGGCACAGGGACCGTGGAAGGGATGTCTTCTTCAATGAAAGGAAAGCATTCGAGAGGAGGCCACCCTCTCCACCTCCACCACTAGCACCATTTCCCCTGCATCGTGAACGCTGGGCTCGTGATGTTAGAGAGAGGAGCCGCTCTCCAATGAGGGGTGGCCTGCCACCAAAAGACTATCGCCGGGATATGCACATGGAGTGGGGACAAGATGATCGGCGTGCTCTGGGGCGAGATGGAATTGGAGATGCTTATTAG